The Zeugodacus cucurbitae isolate PBARC_wt_2022May chromosome 4, idZeuCucr1.2, whole genome shotgun sequence genome includes the window GTGACTCttagcatataaatacgaaaacgTTCACAGCGaaagtcatcagtcatttttaGACATCCGCACAGAATATCACTTGAAATTCTACTTACttcgtataaacttcacattctaAACAGTTATTTACAATGACCCATCATCTGGATTCAAGCTTCTCCATCCGAAATTTGTTGGCATGCCCAGCGctgacaccaccaccatccgatgGGTCTTCATCGCCCAATAGTTCGACATCGTCGAATGAAGATAATCATGAAAGTCGACCGAACTTGACGTACAGTGCGTTGGTCACCCTGGCGATGCGAAGTAGTCCTAAAGGCAAACTGACGTTAAATGCAATACAAAGTTGGATCAGTGATAAATTTCCTTTTTACCGAAAGGATGAGCAAGGCTGGCAGAATCAAATACGGCAGACGCTAAGCACGAATTCAATCTTCCTTAAGGTGCTAAGAGCGTTGGACGACCCTGGACGTGGAAACTATTGGGCGTTGAATTCTGAATTACCAGGAGTTCGTACTGCCAGTGTGGCAAATGGAAGTGCGATCGCATTGATAAATGGTGTACCACATCCTCAGGCTCCAAATGCGGTTTACTTCCCCATGCTCCACGAGGTACAAGGAGTCCATCAGACTCAATTAGTACAGGCGCTACATGAGCAGCATGCTTGTTATCAGTATCACCTCCAACAAACGCAACTATTGCGGCAACAATTGTtcatattgcaacaacaacaggctcaGCAGCACTATCGGGACGTATACCAGAAACTAATGTTCCATCAACAACAAGTCGAGTTTCTGACTTCGCAGCAAATATCCACAtaagatattatatttatattaagtagTTCACACTATATATGACATTATCTTATATAGACATTCGTTAGTTGGTAAGATAGAGTGACTTATGAAAGCCAGTATTgtgatatcgaaaatattttcggttaaaaaaaaattaaataaaaatagatgaaaaataaaaaagaaattgtccATTAATAACCTTATGTTCTTGAAACGGGAATAGGAAAGCCTTGATTGAAATAGATGCCTTGAAAGCAAATATGCATCAGAGAGGAAATAGAAGAATATTAACAAAAACGAATATGAAtgggtaaatataaaaaataagtaactaAGTAATAAGTAATGTTGTTGATTCATCCATCTGTTGTCAATCGGTCAGTCCAGATTATTATCGATGAAAATCTATCATGTTCAAGACTACAtcttaaaaaattgtacaaaaggaagaataaatattaatataaacatgcaaaatgttgcaaagatagtctaatatttttgttcacctgACGGTTgttccaaaactaaacgagttatatattgGGTGatatacaccaaagtgatcagggtcaCAAGTAGagttaaatgaaatttggtacacgtgtttcttgacaccataaaCAAAATTGGCCTATTGCCACGTTGACAAAATGGCgacctataaagagctataattaagccataaagaaatttatgaagtaaaatttggtgcaaAGGATAACACTGGAgaagggtatatttggatgaaattatTTTGGGAATGTAGGCGGGGCCCCCTATTtagttcattttatatatatcataGACTGCAAAAGTTATATCAACTAAACTTTCTGGATTTAATTACTTAGGTTATTCAATATGCAACATGAATATTGACGAAGTCGGAGAATAACCAAGACAACTACTAAACgtgctttaatttaataaagataAACACCAGACACCCAAAATTTTATGGTAAAAATTGTATAGAAGGACTGCTTAACAATCACAATAGTTTCCATATAACAAAATTTAGAATTCTTGATTgcttcactttaaaatataatatgtaaattaagcaccagtgaagaaatcgaaacaaaactttgcacaaatattgcatttctAGTGTGATATCGTTTctccaaaaatcacaaaagtccgactataacttttgacggcctcatatatcgaacatgaactcGACCTCAGTGGTTGTGACCAATTTTTTTTCCGCAAATATCGGTAACTTTCTGAGATATTATTAAGAACTTCAACAGAGATATGTCGGCGTGCCGAAAAGCtggcaaaatcag containing:
- the LOC128921678 gene encoding forkhead box protein I3-like; translation: MTHHLDSSFSIRNLLACPALTPPPSDGSSSPNSSTSSNEDNHESRPNLTYSALVTLAMRSSPKGKLTLNAIQSWISDKFPFYRKDEQGWQNQIRQTLSTNSIFLKVLRALDDPGRGNYWALNSELPGVRTASVANGSAIALINGVPHPQAPNAVYFPMLHEVQGVHQTQLVQALHEQHACYQYHLQQTQLLRQQLFILQQQQAQQHYRDVYQKLMFHQQQVEFLTSQQIST